The sequence GGTGCTCGGCCACCACCGCCTCCAGGACGTCCACGATGCTGCGCCGGATCGTCTCCATGGGGGACTCGCCGGGGGTGCGGCGCAGCCGCTCGGCGACCTCGGCGAGCCGGTCGTCGATCTCGGCGAAGATCACGTCTTCCTTGGAGGGGAAGTAGCTGAAGAACGTGCGGGGGGAGACGTCGGCGGCGGCCGCGATGTCGGCGATCGTCGTCTCCTCGTAGCCGCGCTCGGCGAACAGGCGCAGCGCGGCCGTCGCGATGGCCTGCCGCGTGCGCATCTTCTTGCGCTCCCGCAGCCCCGGCCGGCCGGCGTCCTCCTCCATGTGACGGACATTACCATGGCTGCAAAGTTGCATCTGTTGCAAAACTGCATGCAATGGGTGTTTTCTGCGGGCATGGCGCGTTTCCTGGAGGCACTCGGACGGCTCTGCGTGCGACGGCGCCGCGCGGTGTTCGAGCTCTGGGTCGCCGCGATGATCGGTGCCGGTGTGCTCGGCCTGGTGCACGGGGGCATGTTCGTCCAGCAGAGCACGCTGCCCGGCACCGAGACCCAGCGCGCCATCGACACGCTCGGGCAGGACTTCCCCGCGATGACCGGGCCGACCGCGACCGTGGTGTTCCACGAGACCCGCCAGGCCAGCCCCGCCGACTGGAGGGTCGCGCTCACCGTCGGCCAGTCGATCGAGAACATCGGCGGGCTCGACCGGGTCGCGTTCGTCGAGAACCCCTACGCGCAGGGGATGGGCGGACTGAAGGACGATGCCGCCGTCGTCGTCCGGCTCAACTTCACCGGCACGATGAGCGACGTCGGCCACGCCGACCTCGACGCGCTGAACCGGGCCGTCGAGCCCGCGCGGATGGCCGGGCTGGAGGTGAAGTTCGGCGGGATCGTCGCGATGATCCTCAACCAGCCGAAGGGC is a genomic window of Actinomadura citrea containing:
- a CDS encoding TetR family transcriptional regulator, whose amino-acid sequence is MEEDAGRPGLRERKKMRTRQAIATAALRLFAERGYEETTIADIAAAADVSPRTFFSYFPSKEDVIFAEIDDRLAEVAERLRRTPGESPMETIRRSIVDVLEAVVAEHREYGPVQVALILERPALRARALQRMTDAQDAIEALLRELCPGISEIDAVAAAGIAVGGMQAVVAHCRREGYDPLSMRTALDRAVDLVEHGLVSVDALSRPSP